The sequence TTTAAATACAACAGGAATTACGAAAAAGGATGCCGCCCAAGATAGACACCGAAAAGTGCACTGGTTGCGGGGAATGCGTCAACGCCTGCCCCGTGAACGTGTTGGAAGTGAATAACAAGAAAGCCAAGGTAGCGAAACCCGAGGACTGCGTGGATTGCCGGGCTTGTGAGGCCGTCTGCACCACAGGCGCCATCACCTTCCCAGAATGAAGTCAGAGGGTCTCCAACGCTGACAAACTTGCCGAGCTAACGTAGAGAGCTTCCTCCCTCTCCAATCCTTCTTCTATCTTTTTCAGCACCTCGTCCTTCTCTCCAGGAAAGCGATAGCCCTCATAGCTCTGGTCAAAGATCCAACGGGGGCCGGCGGAAGTTAGATAAAAGGGATTGGCAAAGTGGTCAAAACAAAGTCTACCAGTAAACTCCAGCTCTTCCACCAGGAGTTTCAGTTCCCTTAACTCCCCATGGGGGGTTTGAAGCCTGAAGTCTCCTCTCCTCCATTCCTCGAAGAGGGGGGTACCCTTGAGGGGGACTAGTCTCCTTACCCTCACGAATTCGGGATTCACCTCGTTGAGAACCCTCGCCGTGTTCCTAGCGTGTTCTTTCCATCCGTCCTGTCCTCCCAATCCCAGGATGTAGTAGAGGGAAAGCTCCAGTCCAGCCTCTTTCGCCTTCCTCCCACCTTCCACCATTTCCTGGGGGGTCAATCCTTTGTTCATCCTCCTGAGCACCTCTTCATCCCCGCTCTCCAGTCCCACATGAAGCCTGGAGAGTCCCGCCTCCCTGAGGGTCCTCAACTCTTCCACCTTCTTCTTGAAGAGGGTTCTCCCCCTCGTGTAACAAGTGATCCTTTCCATCTCCCCCAACCTTTTCCTCACTTCCTCCAGGATTTCCACCAGCTTTGGGGTAGGCATGAATAGAACGTCTGCATCCTGGAGGAAAACCGTCCTACTCCCCGAGAAAAACCACATAAGGAAGTTGTGCAGACCATCTCCGTTCTCTAAAGAAAACCCCTCCCATATCTTCCCCCTCTCCAGCATCTCCACCATTTTCTCCATGCTAAGTATTTCCTCCTTCACCTCC comes from Candidatus Hadarchaeales archaeon and encodes:
- a CDS encoding 4Fe-4S binding protein, which produces MPPKIDTEKCTGCGECVNACPVNVLEVNNKKAKVAKPEDCVDCRACEAVCTTGAITFPE
- a CDS encoding radical SAM protein, which gives rise to MKQWKEPKGFRHELGPIRPPSEGGSCSLLLRVVRNCPWSLCKFCYGKPYGRGKFSLRTVEEVKEEILSMEKMVEMLERGKIWEGFSLENGDGLHNFLMWFFSGSRTVFLQDADVLFMPTPKLVEILEEVRKRLGEMERITCYTRGRTLFKKKVEELRTLREAGLSRLHVGLESGDEEVLRRMNKGLTPQEMVEGGRKAKEAGLELSLYYILGLGGQDGWKEHARNTARVLNEVNPEFVRVRRLVPLKGTPLFEEWRRGDFRLQTPHGELRELKLLVEELEFTGRLCFDHFANPFYLTSAGPRWIFDQSYEGYRFPGEKDEVLKKIEEGLEREEALYVSSASLSALETL